A single Chloroflexota bacterium DNA region contains:
- the lepA gene encoding elongation factor 4 yields MNAQHIRNFCIIAHIDHGKSTLADRLMQQTGAVEERDMVEQLLDSMELERERGITIKAQAVRLSYRADDGQDYQLNLIDTPGHVDFSYEVSRSLAACEGALLVVDASQGIQAQTLANVYLALEHDLEIIPVINKIDLDVAEPERVAEEVQQAFGFIDDEIVFVSAKDGTGIPEILEAIVQRVPPPSGDADSPLRALIFDSKYDPYKGAIAYVRVMDGQVPSGSRVKIMSTDSASEVLEVGVFAPEPTKVGRLGVGEVGYVATGLKSVGDAPVGDTVTLANAPSAEPLKGYQPLKPMVFAGLYPADGEDYLEMRVALEKLQLNDAALVFQPENSVALGSGFRCGFLGLLHMDVVQERLEREYDLNLLATSPSVAYEVLMTDGEILEIDSPAHLPESSRIDEIQEPWLDVSIIAPANYIGPVMDLVRNRRGEYKRMEYLQHEGANSAPRVLMEFDVPLAEVLIDFYDNLKANTQGYASMDYSISGYRPGSLVKVDILVNGEPVDALSIITHRDNAYYQGRELVKKLRELIPRQLFEVPVQAAIGRKIIARETIRALRKDVLAKCYGGDVTRKRKLLQRQAEGKKRMKRVGSVEIPQEAFLSILKVSR; encoded by the coding sequence ATGAACGCACAACATATTCGCAATTTTTGCATCATTGCGCACATCGACCACGGGAAGTCCACGCTTGCGGACCGGCTTATGCAGCAGACGGGCGCGGTGGAAGAGCGCGACATGGTGGAGCAGTTGCTCGACAGCATGGAGCTTGAGCGCGAGCGCGGCATTACCATCAAAGCGCAAGCGGTACGCTTGTCGTATCGTGCGGACGATGGGCAGGACTACCAACTCAACCTCATAGACACGCCGGGGCATGTGGACTTTTCCTACGAAGTGTCGCGCAGCCTCGCCGCTTGCGAGGGCGCGCTGCTGGTCGTGGACGCTTCGCAGGGCATTCAGGCGCAGACGCTTGCCAATGTCTATCTCGCGCTGGAACACGACCTCGAAATTATCCCGGTCATCAACAAGATAGACCTCGATGTGGCAGAGCCGGAGCGAGTCGCAGAGGAAGTGCAGCAGGCGTTTGGCTTTATAGACGACGAGATTGTTTTCGTCTCCGCAAAGGACGGCACGGGCATACCCGAAATCCTCGAAGCGATAGTGCAGCGAGTGCCGCCGCCTTCCGGCGATGCCGACTCGCCGCTGCGCGCACTGATATTCGACTCCAAGTACGACCCATACAAGGGCGCCATCGCCTATGTGCGCGTGATGGACGGGCAAGTGCCTTCGGGCAGTCGCGTCAAGATTATGTCCACCGACAGCGCGAGCGAAGTGTTGGAAGTCGGCGTGTTCGCGCCTGAGCCAACTAAAGTCGGACGCTTGGGCGTGGGGGAAGTGGGATATGTCGCAACGGGCTTGAAGAGCGTCGGCGATGCACCCGTCGGCGACACCGTAACGCTAGCCAACGCGCCGTCCGCTGAGCCGCTCAAGGGCTATCAGCCACTCAAGCCGATGGTGTTCGCGGGCCTTTATCCTGCCGACGGCGAAGATTACCTTGAAATGCGCGTCGCCCTCGAGAAATTGCAACTCAACGACGCGGCGCTTGTCTTTCAGCCGGAAAACTCGGTCGCGCTCGGATCAGGCTTTCGCTGCGGTTTCCTCGGTCTGTTACACATGGATGTCGTGCAGGAACGGCTGGAGCGCGAGTATGACCTGAACCTGCTCGCCACTTCGCCGAGCGTCGCCTACGAAGTGCTGATGACGGACGGCGAGATTCTGGAAATCGACAGCCCGGCGCACTTGCCGGAGTCGTCGCGCATCGATGAGATTCAAGAGCCATGGCTCGATGTCAGCATCATCGCGCCGGCGAATTACATCGGTCCCGTGATGGACCTAGTGCGCAACCGTCGCGGCGAGTACAAGCGTATGGAATACTTGCAGCACGAGGGCGCGAACTCCGCGCCGCGAGTGCTGATGGAATTCGATGTGCCGCTCGCGGAGGTGCTAATCGACTTCTACGACAACCTGAAGGCGAACACGCAGGGCTACGCGTCGATGGACTATTCCATATCAGGCTATCGCCCCGGCAGCCTCGTCAAGGTGGACATTCTGGTGAACGGCGAGCCCGTGGACGCGCTGTCCATTATCACGCACCGCGACAACGCCTACTACCAGGGACGCGAGTTGGTGAAGAAACTGCGCGAGCTTATCCCCAGGCAGCTGTTCGAGGTGCCGGTGCAAGCCGCCATCGGCAGGAAGATTATCGCCCGCGAGACTATCCGCGCGCTGCGCAAGGATGTGCTTGCCAAGTGCTACGGCGGCGATGTAACGCGCAAACGCAAGCTGCTGCAGCGCCAAGCCGAAGGCAAAAAGCGCATGAAGCGCGTCGGCAGCGTAGAAATACCGCAGGAAGCGTTTCTGAGCATTCTGAAGGTGAGCCGGTAA